In Hyla sarda isolate aHylSar1 chromosome 12, aHylSar1.hap1, whole genome shotgun sequence, a genomic segment contains:
- the LOC130296307 gene encoding keratin-3, type I cytoskeletal 51 kDa-like isoform X1, with protein MSYSLRQSSSHQVSSSSSYGHGGSVGGYGQGGSYGGGVGVGQGVGFGGGAGGYGGGAGGYGGGAGGYGGVAAGGHGGFSSGSASYGHAGGAAHGGNYGGGAAGFGGGFGGGAAGFGGGFGGGAGGFGGGFGGGYGGGDGIFSGNDKQTMQNLNDRLASYLDKVRALEEANTELERKIKEWYEKQRPGSTTGEGAKDYSQYFATIEDLKTQIVQANNENATIILQIDNARLAADDFKMKYENELALRQSVEADTNGLRRVLDDLTLSKTDMESQLESLIEEIALLKKNHEDEVKGVQAPTVGEVNVEMNAAPGNDLTQILNDMRAQYEAMAEKNRKDAENQFNKMSEGLKKEISTGAQEVQTTKSEVSELRKTIQALEIELQSQLAMKKSLEDTLAETEGRYCMQIAQLQAQISVIEEQLAQMRADIECQTAEYEDLLDIKTRLEAEIETYNKLLEGEGGIGQGQAGATSTSSSSRATSSATASSGTASSYGSASRATQPATIRATSGSGSASGSSTGARRTRRVKKIVDIIEDGKVVRSEVVEENEEY; from the exons ATGTCTTACTCTTTAAGGCAATCATCATCTCACCAAGTTTCATCCTCTAGCTCCTATGGTCATGGCGGAAGCGTAGGTGGTTACGGTCAAGGTGGTAGTTATGGTGGTGGAGTAGGTGTAGGACAAGGTGTTGGATTTGGTGGTGGTGCTGGTGGTTATGGTGGTGGTGCTGGTGGTTATGGTGGTGGTGCTGGTGGTTATGGTGGTGTTGCTGCTGGAGGACATGGAGGTTTTAGCAGTGGATCTGCTAGCTATGGTCATGCTGGTGGTGCTGCTCATGGAGGAAATTATGGTGGTGGAGCAGCTGGCTTTGGAGGAGGTTTTGGTGGTGGAGCAGCTGGCTTTGGAGGAGGTTTTGGTGGTGGAGCAGGCGGTTTTGGAGGAGGCTTTGGTGGTGGTTATGGAGGAGGTGACGGCATCTTCTCTGGAAATGATAAGCAAACCATGCAGAATCTTAATGACCGCCTGGCCAGTTATCTGGATAAAGTCCGTGCTTTGGAAGAGGCAAATACTGAGCTTGAACGTAAGATTAAGGAATGGTATGAAAAGCAAAGGCCTGGTAGCACCACTGGTGAAGGCGCAAAAGATTACTCTCAGTATTTTGCCACCATTGAAGATTTAAAAACTCAG ATTGTTCAAGCTAACAATGAAAATGCAACCATTATCTTGCAAATTGACAATGCCAGGCTTGCTGCTGATGACTTCAAGATGAA GTATGAGAATGAGCTGGCTCTCCGCCAGAGTGTAGAGGCTGATACCAATGGCCTCCGCAGAGTTCTGGATGATCTGACCTTGTCTAAGACTGACATGGAATCTCAGCTTGAAAGTCTCATCGAAGAGATTGCTCTTCTCAAGAAGAACCATGAAGAT GAGGTTAAGGGAGTCCAAGCACCAACTGTGGGTGAAGTTAATGTTGAAATGAATGCTGCACCCGGTAATGATCTGACACAGATCCTCAATGACATGAGAGCACAATATGAAGCAATGGCCGAAAAGAATCGCAAGGATGCTGAAAACCAATTCAATAAGATG AGTGAAGGCCTGAAGAAAGAGATATCCACTGGCGCACAAGAAGTTCAGACCACCAAGAGTGAAGTATCTGAATTAAGGAAGACTATTCAAGCCTTGGAGATCGAGCTTCAATCCCAACTGGCCATG AAAAAATCACTGGAAGACACCTTGGCAGAAACAGAAGGACGTTACTGCATGCAGATCGCACAACTGCAGGCACAAATTTCCGTCATTGAAGAACAGTTGGCACAGATGAGAGCGGACATTGAGTGCCAGACAGCCGAatatgaagatctgctggacattAAGACCAGATTGGAAGCAGAGATCGAGACATACAACAAGCTTCTGGAGGGCGAAGG TGGTATAGGACAAGGACAAGCCGGTGCAacatcaacatcatcatcatctagaGCAACATCATCGGCAACAGCATCATCGGGAACAGCATCATCATATGGATCAGCATCTAGGGCAACTCAGCCTGCTACCATCAGGGCAACTAGTGGATCGGGCAGTGCTTCCGGATCCAGCACAG GCGCTAGAAGGACTAGAAGGGTAAAGAAAATCGTTGACATCATTGAGGATGGAAAAGTAGTAAGATCAGAAGTTGTGGAAGAAAATGAGGAATACTAA
- the LOC130296307 gene encoding keratin-3, type I cytoskeletal 51 kDa-like isoform X2 produces MSYSLRQSSSHQVSSSSSYGHGGSVGGYGQGGSYGGGVGVGQGVGFGGGAGGYGGGAGGYGGGAGGYGGVAAGGHGGFSSGSASYGHAGGAAHGGNYGGGAAGFGGGFGGGAAGFGGGFGGGAGGFGGGFGGGYGGGDGIFSGNDKQTMQNLNDRLASYLDKVRALEEANTELERKIKEWYEKQRPGSTTGEGAKDYSQYFATIEDLKTQIVQANNENATIILQIDNARLAADDFKMKYENELALRQSVEADTNGLRRVLDDLTLSKTDMESQLESLIEEIALLKKNHEDEVKGVQAPTVGEVNVEMNAAPGNDLTQILNDMRAQYEAMAEKNRKDAENQFNKMSEGLKKEISTGAQEVQTTKSEVSELRKTIQALEIELQSQLAMKKSLEDTLAETEGRYCMQIAQLQAQISVIEEQLAQMRADIECQTAEYEDLLDIKTRLEAEIETYNKLLEGEGGIGQGQAGATSTSSSSRATSSATASSGTASSYGSASRATQPATIRATSGSGSASGSSTGLSRR; encoded by the exons ATGTCTTACTCTTTAAGGCAATCATCATCTCACCAAGTTTCATCCTCTAGCTCCTATGGTCATGGCGGAAGCGTAGGTGGTTACGGTCAAGGTGGTAGTTATGGTGGTGGAGTAGGTGTAGGACAAGGTGTTGGATTTGGTGGTGGTGCTGGTGGTTATGGTGGTGGTGCTGGTGGTTATGGTGGTGGTGCTGGTGGTTATGGTGGTGTTGCTGCTGGAGGACATGGAGGTTTTAGCAGTGGATCTGCTAGCTATGGTCATGCTGGTGGTGCTGCTCATGGAGGAAATTATGGTGGTGGAGCAGCTGGCTTTGGAGGAGGTTTTGGTGGTGGAGCAGCTGGCTTTGGAGGAGGTTTTGGTGGTGGAGCAGGCGGTTTTGGAGGAGGCTTTGGTGGTGGTTATGGAGGAGGTGACGGCATCTTCTCTGGAAATGATAAGCAAACCATGCAGAATCTTAATGACCGCCTGGCCAGTTATCTGGATAAAGTCCGTGCTTTGGAAGAGGCAAATACTGAGCTTGAACGTAAGATTAAGGAATGGTATGAAAAGCAAAGGCCTGGTAGCACCACTGGTGAAGGCGCAAAAGATTACTCTCAGTATTTTGCCACCATTGAAGATTTAAAAACTCAG ATTGTTCAAGCTAACAATGAAAATGCAACCATTATCTTGCAAATTGACAATGCCAGGCTTGCTGCTGATGACTTCAAGATGAA GTATGAGAATGAGCTGGCTCTCCGCCAGAGTGTAGAGGCTGATACCAATGGCCTCCGCAGAGTTCTGGATGATCTGACCTTGTCTAAGACTGACATGGAATCTCAGCTTGAAAGTCTCATCGAAGAGATTGCTCTTCTCAAGAAGAACCATGAAGAT GAGGTTAAGGGAGTCCAAGCACCAACTGTGGGTGAAGTTAATGTTGAAATGAATGCTGCACCCGGTAATGATCTGACACAGATCCTCAATGACATGAGAGCACAATATGAAGCAATGGCCGAAAAGAATCGCAAGGATGCTGAAAACCAATTCAATAAGATG AGTGAAGGCCTGAAGAAAGAGATATCCACTGGCGCACAAGAAGTTCAGACCACCAAGAGTGAAGTATCTGAATTAAGGAAGACTATTCAAGCCTTGGAGATCGAGCTTCAATCCCAACTGGCCATG AAAAAATCACTGGAAGACACCTTGGCAGAAACAGAAGGACGTTACTGCATGCAGATCGCACAACTGCAGGCACAAATTTCCGTCATTGAAGAACAGTTGGCACAGATGAGAGCGGACATTGAGTGCCAGACAGCCGAatatgaagatctgctggacattAAGACCAGATTGGAAGCAGAGATCGAGACATACAACAAGCTTCTGGAGGGCGAAGG TGGTATAGGACAAGGACAAGCCGGTGCAacatcaacatcatcatcatctagaGCAACATCATCGGCAACAGCATCATCGGGAACAGCATCATCATATGGATCAGCATCTAGGGCAACTCAGCCTGCTACCATCAGGGCAACTAGTGGATCGGGCAGTGCTTCCGGATCCAGCACAG GTCTTTCTAGGCGCTAG
- the LOC130296306 gene encoding keratin, type I cytoskeletal 14-like has product MQRTYKSTESGVLGNNSMARHRVGSDVYSSGPTGAAQNVTSSTTASNRHGGSSTGYTTSTTMGQGGSYGGNSAGHTVSSTVSNRTPSGTSSGVSGSNSGSGVQRGSMAGGSSNAARSGGGSYSGGFSSRSTGGFSSRSLGGRQGYSSASSCAGIVGFGGGNSGCGPRGGFSSGSQGGDSIFQTGEKETMQNLNNRLSTYMDNVRALEESNSELEAKIRNWYETHKPKQIDNSKYYKMIEDLKDQIINAAKDNNQLTVEVDNGKLAADDFRVKYESEFNMRQSVEADIEGLRKVLDDLTLEKASLESQVENLTEEIAFNRKNHDEEMKALQGQSSDVTVQVDAAPGVNILKVLNDIRSQYEDMAEENRRKAEEEYNHKITELSNEIYYSSAELETGKSELAELRRTVQTMEIDLQSQLAMKCSLENALAETQSRYARQLAQIQDMVSNLEEQLAQVRAEMENESCEYNLLLDIKNRLQNEIEMYRRLLDGEGGSSSGSGSASGSSSSNNYNSSSSSSSNSASNSASNSGFSSGSSSGFNNGSNGAGYGSSSADSDSKKNRVVTTITEERVDGRLVSTKVDKVPQKA; this is encoded by the exons ATGCAGAGAACCTATAAGAGTACAGAGAGCGGTGTCTTAGGGAACAACTCAATGGCGAGACACAGAGTAGGCTCAGATGTGTATTCTAGTGGACCAACAGGGGCAGCACAAAATGTTACTTCTAGTACAACTGCTAGTAATAGGCATGGTGGAAGCTCCACTGGATATACTACTAGTACCACCATGGGACAAGGCGGAAGTTATGGAGGCAACTCTGCTGGGCATACTGTTAGCTCTACAGTAAGTAACAGGACCCCTTCTGGTACTTCTAGCGGAGTCTCCGGGAGCAATAGTGGTTCTGGTGTGCAAAGAGGATCTATGGCTGGTGGCTCAAGCAATGCCGCTAGGAGTGGCGGTGGAAGCTACAGTGGTGGATTCAGTAGCAGGTCAACAGGTGGATTTTCTAGCAGAAGCTTAGGTGGGCGACAGGGATACAGCAGTGCTTCTTCATGTGCGGGTATTGTTGGTTTTGGTGGAGGAAATTCAGGTTGTGGACCAAGAGGGGGTTTCAGCTCAGGCTCGCAAGGAGGAGATAGTATTTTTCAGACAGGAGAAAAGGAAACCATGCAGAATCTAAACAACCGCTTGTCTACCTATATGGACAATGTGAGGGCTTTGGAAGAGTCCAATTCAGAACTTGAGGCCAAAATCAGAAACTGGTATGAAACCCATAAACCTAAACAGATCGACAACAGCAAATACTACAAGATGATTGAAGATCTCAAAGACCAG ATCATTAATGCTGCTAAGGATAACAACCAGCTCACCGTGGAGGTTGACAATGGCAAGCTGGCAGCTGATGACTTCAGAGTCAA GTATGAAAGCGAGTTCAACATGCgccagagcgtggaggcagacaTTGAAGGACTACGTAAAGTTCTGGATGACCTGACTCTGGAAAAGGCCAGTCTGGAGAGTCAAGTTGAAAATCTAACAGAAGAAATTGCCTTCAACAGGAAGAACCATGATGAG GAGATGAAGGCCTTGCAAGGACAATCTAGTGACGTTACCGTGCAAGTGGACGCTGCTCCAGGTGTCAACATCCTTAAAGTCCTTAATGACATCAGGTCTCAATATGAAGACATGGCGGAGGAAAACCGCAGAAAGGCAGAAGAAGAATATAACCACAAG ATCACTGAACTTAGCAACGAGATTTATTATAGCAGCGCAGAACTGGAGACTGGCAAATCTGAGCTTGCGGAATTGAGACGTACTGTGCAGACCATGGAAATCGACCTCCAGAGTCAACTTGCTATG AAATGTTCCCTGGAGAACGCATTGGCTGAGACTCAGAGTCGCTACGCACGTCAGCTGGCTCAGATACAAGATATGGTCTCCAACCTGGAGGAGCAACTGGCTCAAGTGCGTGCCGAAATGGAGAACGAATCTTGCGAATACAACCTACTTCTGGACATCAAGAATAGGCTGCAGAATGAGATAGAGATGTACCGACGCCTGCTTGATGGTGAAGG TGGTTCAAGCAGCGGCTCCGGCAGTGCTTCCGGTTCTAGCTCCAGCAATAACTACAACAGTAGCTCCAGCTCTAGCTCTAACAGTGCCTCCAACAGTGCCTCCAACAGTGGCTTCAGCAGTGGCTCCAGCAGTGGCTTCAACAATGGCTCCAATGGGGCAGGCTATGGTTCATCCAGCGCCGATTCAG